A genome region from Chloroflexia bacterium SDU3-3 includes the following:
- a CDS encoding ABC transporter ATP-binding protein, whose protein sequence is MTHTQEATPPRPPSADDVVLDIRSLKTYFYLDSGTVRAVDGVDLTLRRDQTLGLVGESGCGKSIMAMSVMRLLKSPPGKIVGGQILYRQDGQAQPVDIAKLNPQGQQMRHIRGGEIAMVFQEPMTSLNPLYTIGSQIAETVRLHQRVSQKEALGRAQEMLEKVQIADAARRLHEHPHQLSGGMRQRVMIALALSCNPKVLLADEPTTALDVTVQAQIVDLMRELQQDFHSSIVMITHNLGVVSQMADVVAVMYLGKIVEYAEVRELFHHPLHPYTSGLLSSVPVLGKKGRKQLVPIRGMVPSPTEIIRGCPFAPRCPHAMARCQEEAPPLREVAPGHQAACWLNS, encoded by the coding sequence ATGACGCACACCCAAGAGGCTACGCCGCCCCGCCCGCCCAGCGCCGACGATGTGGTGCTCGACATCCGCAGCCTGAAGACCTACTTCTACCTGGACAGCGGCACCGTGCGCGCTGTGGACGGCGTGGACCTGACGCTGCGGCGCGACCAGACCCTGGGGCTGGTAGGCGAGAGCGGCTGCGGCAAGAGCATCATGGCCATGTCGGTGATGCGCCTGCTCAAGTCGCCGCCCGGCAAGATCGTGGGCGGCCAGATCCTCTACCGCCAGGATGGCCAGGCCCAGCCGGTGGACATCGCCAAGCTCAACCCGCAGGGCCAGCAGATGCGCCACATCCGCGGCGGCGAGATCGCCATGGTCTTTCAGGAGCCGATGACCTCGCTCAACCCGCTGTACACCATCGGCAGCCAGATCGCCGAGACCGTGCGCCTGCACCAGCGCGTGAGCCAGAAGGAGGCCCTAGGCCGCGCCCAGGAGATGCTGGAGAAGGTGCAGATCGCCGACGCCGCCCGCCGCCTGCATGAGCACCCGCACCAGCTCTCGGGCGGCATGCGCCAGCGCGTGATGATCGCCCTGGCGCTCTCGTGCAACCCCAAGGTGCTGCTGGCCGACGAGCCGACCACCGCGCTGGATGTGACTGTACAGGCCCAGATCGTGGACCTGATGCGCGAGCTGCAGCAGGATTTCCACTCGTCGATTGTGATGATCACCCACAATCTGGGCGTGGTCTCGCAGATGGCCGATGTGGTGGCGGTGATGTACCTGGGCAAGATCGTCGAGTACGCCGAGGTGCGCGAGCTGTTCCACCACCCGCTGCACCCCTACACCAGCGGCCTGCTCAGCTCGGTGCCCGTGCTGGGCAAGAAGGGCCGCAAGCAGCTGGTGCCCATCCGGGGCATGGTGCCCAGCCCCACCGAGATCATCCGAGGATGCCCGTTCGCGCCACGCTGCCCGCACGCGATGGCGCGCTGTCAGGAAGAAGCGCCGCCGCTGCGCGAGGTGGCCCCAGGCCACCAGGCGGCATGCTGGTTGAACTCCTAG
- a CDS encoding response regulator: protein MRDPGHTIMLIEQDEATRELYRRAISQEYAVVACEDDRQARELLCGQPIHAIILEPVWADGGGWDLLAAIRRAAPRPPVILCSTLDERRRGLALGASAYLIKPVLPADLLAAVRRVLAAEVNQ, encoded by the coding sequence ATGCGAGATCCCGGCCACACGATCATGCTCATCGAGCAGGACGAGGCGACGCGCGAGCTGTACCGCCGAGCGATCAGCCAGGAGTACGCCGTGGTCGCCTGCGAGGATGATCGGCAGGCCCGCGAGCTGCTGTGCGGCCAGCCCATCCACGCCATCATCCTGGAGCCGGTGTGGGCCGACGGCGGCGGCTGGGATCTGCTGGCGGCCATCCGCCGCGCCGCGCCGCGCCCGCCTGTCATCCTGTGCAGCACGCTCGACGAGCGCAGGCGCGGCCTGGCCCTGGGCGCGAGCGCCTACCTGATCAAGCCCGTGCTGCCCGCCGACCTGCTCGCTGCTGTCCGCCGTGTTCTGGCCGCCGAGGTGAACCAATGA